Proteins encoded together in one Variovorax paradoxus EPS window:
- a CDS encoding antitoxin Xre/MbcA/ParS toxin-binding domain-containing protein, with the protein MNEIEPLDRRFTELLAGYRTAGGLARDSEIVPRVADRHPGGCVWLSRQIACRGLLFFTWQEALWFPVFQFDKADMSQRGAVARIAAELAGWTDDWERVQWFVRPHCALDDRTPLALLDAEPGRVAEAARMERFLQNA; encoded by the coding sequence GTGAACGAGATCGAGCCTCTGGACCGGCGCTTCACCGAACTGCTCGCCGGTTATCGCACCGCCGGCGGGCTGGCGCGCGACAGCGAGATCGTGCCGCGCGTGGCCGACCGGCATCCGGGCGGCTGCGTGTGGCTTTCGCGCCAGATCGCCTGCCGCGGCCTGCTGTTCTTCACCTGGCAGGAGGCGCTGTGGTTTCCGGTGTTCCAGTTCGACAAGGCGGACATGTCGCAGCGCGGCGCCGTTGCGCGGATCGCGGCCGAACTGGCGGGGTGGACCGACGACTGGGAGCGCGTGCAGTGGTTCGTTCGGCCGCACTGCGCGCTGGACGACCGCACGCCGCTCGCGTTGCTCGATGCAGAGCCCGGCCGCGTGGCGGAGGCTGCCCGCATGGAGCGCTTTCTTCAGAACGCGTAG
- a CDS encoding manganese catalase family protein: MFSHNKRLQYTVRVSECNPGLANLMLEQFGGPQGELAAACRYFTQALGEDDAGRKDMLFDISTEELSHLEIIGTIVGMLNKGAKGRLAEGVEEEGEMYRTITGAGNDSHITQVLYGGGPPLVNSAGVPWTAAYIDTIGEPTADLRSNIAAEARAKIVYERLINLTDDPGVKDALTFLMTREIAHQKSFEKALYAIEPNFPPGKLPGDPRFTNVYFDMSKGDPDLRGPWNQGERWDFRTLAEGDAPVDEGDGLASVTLSDAEAPVVQQMAARTQSRRDIDPTTGAELGMGEQALLADAAGLGPQPEGLDPAKGKPRK, translated from the coding sequence ATGTTTTCTCACAACAAGCGACTTCAATACACCGTGCGCGTGAGCGAGTGCAATCCCGGCCTCGCCAACCTCATGCTCGAGCAGTTCGGCGGCCCGCAAGGCGAGCTCGCCGCGGCCTGCCGCTACTTCACCCAGGCGCTCGGCGAGGACGATGCCGGCCGCAAGGACATGCTGTTCGACATCTCCACCGAGGAGCTGAGCCACCTGGAGATCATCGGCACCATCGTCGGCATGCTCAACAAGGGCGCCAAGGGCCGGCTGGCCGAAGGCGTCGAGGAAGAAGGCGAGATGTACCGCACCATCACCGGTGCGGGCAACGACAGCCACATCACGCAGGTGCTCTACGGCGGCGGGCCGCCGCTGGTCAACTCGGCCGGCGTGCCGTGGACGGCCGCCTACATCGACACCATCGGCGAGCCCACCGCAGACCTGCGCTCGAACATCGCGGCCGAGGCGCGCGCCAAGATCGTCTACGAGCGCCTCATCAACCTCACCGACGACCCCGGCGTGAAGGACGCGCTGACCTTCCTCATGACGCGCGAGATCGCGCACCAGAAGTCGTTCGAGAAGGCGCTCTACGCCATCGAGCCGAACTTCCCGCCGGGCAAGCTGCCGGGCGATCCGCGCTTCACCAATGTGTACTTCGACATGTCCAAGGGCGACCCCGACCTGCGCGGCCCGTGGAACCAGGGCGAGCGCTGGGACTTCCGCACGCTTGCAGAGGGCGATGCGCCGGTGGACGAAGGCGACGGCCTGGCCAGCGTCACGCTTTCCGATGCCGAGGCGCCCGTGGTGCAGCAGATGGCGGCACGCACCCAGTCGCGCCGCGACATCGATCCGACGACCGGCGCCGAACTCGGCATGGGCGAGCAGGCGCTGCTTGCCGATGCCGCGGGCCTGGGCCCCCAGCCCGAAGGCCTGGACCCCGCCAAGGGCAAACCGCGCAAGTGA
- a CDS encoding CinA family protein, translating to MTANNTAPGHRETVDYLKRHTLVVVTAESCTAGLIASRLAAAPGAGEVLECAFVVYDPKAKRRCLGVPAEVLERNNLTSEPVALEMARGALRHSDANVAVSNTGVADDSDPEITPGTQCYAWLFRDARGVCEFTETRVFEGERNQIREASADYALGRIAHYHAQCGAQHRA from the coding sequence ATGACTGCGAACAACACCGCGCCCGGCCATCGCGAGACCGTCGACTACCTGAAGCGGCACACGCTCGTGGTGGTCACGGCCGAGTCGTGCACCGCGGGCCTCATCGCCTCCCGCCTGGCCGCCGCCCCGGGCGCGGGCGAGGTGCTGGAGTGCGCTTTCGTCGTGTACGACCCGAAGGCCAAGCGGCGGTGCCTCGGCGTGCCCGCCGAGGTGCTGGAGCGCAATAACCTCACGAGCGAGCCTGTGGCACTGGAGATGGCGCGCGGCGCATTGCGCCACAGCGATGCGAACGTGGCCGTGTCCAACACCGGCGTGGCCGACGACTCGGACCCCGAGATCACGCCGGGCACCCAGTGCTACGCATGGCTGTTCCGCGATGCGCGGGGCGTGTGCGAGTTCACCGAGACGCGCGTCTTCGAGGGCGAACGCAACCAGATCCGCGAGGCCAGCGCGGACTACGCGCTCGGCCGCATCGCCCACTACCACGCGCAGTGCGGCGCGCAACACCGCGCCTGA
- a CDS encoding TraR/DksA family transcriptional regulator, which translates to MTSITNTNTNTNTNTDTDTDTDTERERWRSTLDAREAVLAADLRTAAAELPDARNTDDTERARAPARDPIDIADERLQNGLRYAEAERDMAELRDIDAARMRLENGEFGFCIDCGTEIPRARLEAMPAAARCIACQERHEEAHPAEVRLPPDL; encoded by the coding sequence ATGACCTCGATCACCAATACCAATACCAATACCAATACCAATACCGATACCGATACCGATACCGACACCGAACGCGAGCGATGGCGCAGCACGCTCGATGCGCGCGAGGCCGTTCTCGCGGCCGATCTGCGCACCGCCGCCGCCGAACTGCCCGATGCGCGCAACACCGACGACACCGAACGTGCGCGCGCTCCGGCCCGCGACCCCATCGACATCGCCGACGAGCGCCTGCAGAACGGCCTGCGCTATGCGGAGGCCGAGCGCGACATGGCCGAACTGCGCGACATCGATGCGGCCCGCATGCGGCTGGAGAACGGCGAGTTCGGTTTCTGCATCGATTGCGGCACCGAGATCCCGCGTGCGCGGCTGGAGGCGATGCCCGCCGCCGCGCGCTGCATCGCATGCCAGGAGCGCCACGAAGAGGCGCATCCGGCCGAGGTGCGGCTGCCGCCGGACCTCTGA
- a CDS encoding NAD(P)/FAD-dependent oxidoreductase, which translates to MYDALVVGGGPAGLLAAVYLARFRRSVALLDAGQSRIARIPQSHNYPGFGDGVSGAAVRDMLREQVGRYPVDRIDGFAEHVERREEGGFRLHMRSRALDVDGRLLLLATGVTDIPPPMPHLREALEAGLLRYCPVCDAYEVIGQAVGVYSDGEAGIGEALYLRHFSADITLFMASGGQALSPPQRRRLADAGIRWNDAPIEAIRREGGRVAVVHAGGTAWCDTLYCALGVAVHSRMAESLGAALDATGYVEVDAHHATAVPGLYAAGDVCTGLNQIAVALGGAAIAASAMHRALPPDWPR; encoded by the coding sequence ATGTACGACGCCCTCGTCGTCGGAGGCGGGCCCGCGGGCCTGCTGGCCGCCGTCTACCTCGCGCGGTTCCGGCGCTCGGTGGCGCTCCTCGATGCCGGGCAGAGCCGCATCGCGCGCATTCCGCAATCGCACAACTACCCCGGCTTCGGCGACGGCGTTTCCGGCGCCGCGGTGCGGGACATGCTCCGTGAGCAGGTGGGCCGCTATCCGGTGGACCGGATCGACGGTTTCGCGGAACACGTCGAGCGGCGCGAGGAGGGCGGCTTTCGCCTGCACATGCGCAGTCGCGCCCTCGATGTCGATGGCCGATTGCTGCTGCTCGCCACGGGCGTGACCGACATTCCGCCTCCGATGCCGCATCTGCGCGAAGCGCTCGAAGCGGGCCTGCTGCGCTATTGCCCGGTGTGCGATGCCTACGAGGTCATAGGGCAGGCGGTCGGCGTGTATTCGGATGGCGAGGCAGGCATCGGCGAGGCGCTGTACCTGCGCCACTTCAGCGCCGACATCACGCTCTTCATGGCCTCCGGCGGGCAGGCGCTGTCGCCGCCGCAGCGCCGCCGCCTTGCCGACGCGGGCATCCGCTGGAACGATGCGCCCATCGAGGCGATCCGCCGCGAGGGCGGGCGTGTGGCCGTCGTGCACGCGGGCGGCACCGCCTGGTGCGACACGCTCTACTGCGCGCTCGGCGTGGCGGTGCATTCGCGGATGGCCGAGAGCCTGGGCGCGGCGCTCGATGCGACCGGATACGTCGAGGTCGATGCGCACCATGCGACGGCCGTGCCGGGCCTCTATGCCGCCGGCGACGTGTGCACGGGGCTGAACCAGATCGCGGTGGCGCTCGGCGGCGCGGCGATCGCGGCCTCGGCGATGCACCGCGCACTGCCGCCCGACTGGCCGCGCT